One genomic window of Novosphingobium aureum includes the following:
- a CDS encoding heme-dependent oxidative N-demethylase subunit alpha family protein, giving the protein MALGFSVEDLLPAARVSGPLRMGLVRLAADEWLDSAPDLPARAQAFDAHPDSTVVLPDAEEAVAELGDLLGVEGGLEACARAHWEDLCVMVQDAPGAPFRLGAASVGFPTDWRLAEKMGRSVHQVHEPIDGYAQALSSGVDKFMDGLQSANIFGRTNAFVVASDALRYMPQDAPEARFAHVTPENAGETLWVRCEREALRRLPRSRAIVFTIGIYRARLGSLSDAAVARIVQSVAGFGAGELERRAGPHYAAALTGYAAQRAQARAA; this is encoded by the coding sequence ATGGCACTTGGTTTCTCGGTGGAGGATCTGCTTCCTGCGGCACGGGTCTCGGGCCCGCTGCGCATGGGGCTGGTCCGGCTCGCCGCGGACGAGTGGCTAGATTCCGCGCCCGACCTGCCCGCGCGTGCGCAGGCTTTCGACGCCCATCCGGACAGCACCGTGGTGCTGCCGGACGCGGAGGAGGCGGTTGCCGAGTTGGGAGACCTGCTCGGCGTCGAGGGCGGCCTGGAGGCCTGCGCGCGCGCTCACTGGGAAGACCTTTGCGTCATGGTGCAGGACGCGCCCGGCGCGCCTTTCCGGCTCGGCGCGGCATCGGTAGGCTTCCCGACCGACTGGCGGCTTGCCGAGAAGATGGGACGCAGCGTGCATCAGGTCCACGAACCCATCGACGGCTATGCACAGGCGCTTTCGAGCGGTGTCGACAAGTTCATGGACGGCTTGCAGTCGGCCAATATCTTCGGGCGCACCAACGCCTTCGTCGTGGCTTCGGACGCACTTCGCTACATGCCGCAAGATGCGCCCGAGGCGCGCTTTGCCCATGTAACGCCCGAGAATGCCGGTGAAACCTTGTGGGTGCGCTGCGAGCGCGAGGCATTGCGCCGCCTGCCGCGTTCGCGCGCGATCGTGTTCACCATCGGCATCTACCGCGCGCGGCTGGGTTCGCTCTCGGACGCCGCCGTCGCGAGGATCGTACAATCGGTCGCGGGTTTCGGCGCCGGGGAACTGGAACGGCGCGCCGGACCGCACTATGCAGCGGCCCTGACCGGCTATGCCGCGCAGCGCGCGCAGGCCCGGGCCGCATGA
- the bioB gene encoding biotin synthase BioB gives MTDTAPQTDIRNDWTREEIAALFDLPFTELVFRAAEVHRANHKANEVQLSTLLSIKTGGCQEDCGYCSQSVHAKSGVKATKLMGVSEVLQRAAQAADQGSTRFCMGAAWRNPKDRDMPAIIEMVKGVRAMGMETCMTLGMLTAEQADMLKEAGLDYYNHNIDTSPERYDEVITTRTMEDRLDTLSNVRMAGMNVCSGGIVGMGETRADRVGFVHTLATLPDHPQSVPVNALVPVKGTVLGDMLADTPMAKIDDVEFVRTVAVARITMPHSMVRLSAGRESMSEMTQAMCFMAGANSIFTGDKLLTAPNAGDDSDLAMFERLGIRPMAITETRADVEASRMPKGCAKLEAAE, from the coding sequence ATGACTGATACCGCCCCCCAGACCGACATCCGCAACGACTGGACGCGCGAGGAGATCGCTGCGCTGTTCGACCTGCCGTTCACCGAACTGGTGTTCCGCGCCGCCGAAGTGCACCGCGCAAACCACAAGGCCAACGAGGTCCAGCTCTCGACGCTGCTCTCGATCAAGACCGGTGGTTGCCAGGAAGACTGCGGCTACTGTTCGCAGTCGGTCCACGCCAAGAGCGGCGTGAAGGCGACCAAGCTGATGGGCGTCTCCGAGGTGCTCCAGCGCGCCGCGCAGGCCGCCGACCAGGGCTCGACCCGCTTCTGCATGGGTGCAGCCTGGCGCAACCCCAAGGACCGCGACATGCCTGCCATCATCGAGATGGTGAAGGGCGTGCGCGCGATGGGCATGGAGACCTGCATGACGCTGGGCATGCTGACCGCCGAGCAGGCGGACATGCTCAAGGAAGCCGGGCTCGACTACTACAACCACAACATCGACACCTCGCCCGAACGCTACGACGAGGTCATCACCACGCGCACAATGGAAGACCGTCTCGACACGCTCTCCAACGTGCGCATGGCGGGCATGAACGTGTGCTCGGGCGGCATCGTGGGCATGGGTGAGACCCGTGCCGACCGTGTCGGTTTCGTCCATACGCTGGCGACCTTGCCCGACCACCCGCAGTCGGTGCCGGTCAACGCGCTCGTCCCGGTCAAGGGCACGGTGCTGGGCGACATGCTCGCCGACACGCCGATGGCCAAGATCGACGACGTTGAGTTCGTGCGCACCGTCGCGGTCGCGCGCATCACCATGCCGCACTCGATGGTGCGCCTCTCGGCGGGCCGCGAATCCATGTCCGAGATGACCCAGGCCATGTGCTTCATGGCCGGTGCCAACTCGATCTTCACCGGCGACAAGCTGCTTACCGCCCCCAATGCGGGCGACGACAGCGACCTTGCCATGTTCGAGCGACTTGGCATCAGGCCGATGGCGATCACCGAGACACGCGCCGATGTCGAGGCGAG